One Streptomyces coeruleorubidus DNA segment encodes these proteins:
- the dhaL gene encoding dihydroxyacetone kinase subunit DhaL — protein sequence MLDADFFRRWMTVTAESVDREAERLTALDSPIGDADHGSNLHRGFTAVTAALEKEAPGTPGGVLTLAGRQLISTVGGASGPLYGTLLRRTGKALGDAAEVSAEQLAEALRAGVDAVMTLGGAAPGDKTMIDALVPAVDALGDSFAAARTAAEEGAVATTPLQARKGRASYLGERSIGHQDPGATSAALLVAGLAEAAGE from the coding sequence GTGCTCGACGCCGATTTCTTCCGCCGTTGGATGACGGTGACCGCCGAGTCCGTGGACCGCGAGGCGGAACGGCTCACCGCCCTCGACTCCCCCATCGGGGACGCCGACCACGGCAGCAACCTCCATCGAGGGTTCACGGCCGTGACGGCGGCCCTGGAGAAGGAGGCTCCCGGCACGCCCGGCGGGGTCCTGACACTGGCCGGGCGCCAGCTGATCTCGACGGTCGGCGGCGCCTCGGGGCCGCTGTACGGGACGCTGCTGCGCCGTACCGGCAAGGCGCTCGGGGATGCCGCCGAGGTCAGTGCGGAGCAGTTGGCCGAGGCGCTGCGGGCCGGGGTGGACGCGGTCATGACCCTCGGCGGTGCCGCACCGGGCGACAAGACCATGATCGACGCGCTGGTGCCCGCGGTGGACGCGCTGGGCGACTCGTTCGCGGCGGCCCGGACCGCCGCCGAGGAGGGTGCCGTGGCGACGACGCCCTTGCAGGCGCGCAAGGGCCGGGCGAGCTATCTGGGCGAGCGCAGCATCGGGCACCAGGATCCGGGTGCCACGTCGGCGGCGCTGCTCGTCGCCGGACTCGCGGAGGCCGCCGGTGAGTGA